The region tttgaaaagtgtttttttttttttttttttccttttttttggtttattttattattttttatatgtgatACAAAGTTGAGGGTTTTTTTTCAAACTGCAACTGGCGGTTATGCAGTTATTAACAGCTAACCGCTTTTTAGTCCCTaatgggtagctcaatcggctgtgGATCACGTCTTATGAAGCGGAgatcactagtttgaatcccatctctttttttttatgtggacatgtcaaaaaaaaaaaaaaaattaagctaacTGCTTTTTAAGTAACGAGCCTTTTtagctctttttgttttttagccTTTATTTTAGGCTTTTAGACTTTTCTAGGCATGCTTTAGTATTTTCAAATATTAGAATTTCTGTACTTAAAATAGTACCTATGAACGTTTGGCAGTTCAAATTATCTTTGGCAATAGGTAATAGTATTAGATGTTTTATTGGATCAAGGTTCATATTTCAACATCAACCCTCAGTGATTGATTTGTCATCAAATTATCACCTTGCTATAATCTTTAAGGGAAGCAATTAGTATATAAGTACTtcagaaaaaccaaaatatgactcttaatttgatttttttttttttacccaaaaaaataaaagaaaggattATCTGATTAATTGGCTCTTGAAATAATTCGATGGACAAGGTGCCAGGTGGCCATGGATAGAATATTTCTTGCCAGACCAAATGAACTGTGATTAGCTAAATTAATCCAATCTCTTTCCTATAGTTTCTAGATTTGCCCAAATTGATATGAAATCCTGAGTTGTGAGAATGGTCAGCCTGGTCTATCAATAGAGACTTTTTGACTTCTTCTTGTGTTTCTAAGGTCtatttgagtttgcgattttaaaaagtgcgatttaaaaatagcgattttaaaatgtgcgatttacaaaagtgatttttaaaaacacaattaagcgtttggtaaaatcacagtttggcctttaaaatcgcaggttagccttttaaaatactgcgttttcaaaaaagcacatcattgcctgcgatttgaataagcatttttttacgttttcaaattacaattttttaaaaacacagtttccAAATAGTTaattttctgtgatttggtttaaaatcgtacttttttctctacgaaatcgcaattccaaacgcactCTAAGTCGTTAATATGATTCAAATTCTTGTAattcatgtaatatatatatatatatatatatatatattatcaaccGATtaacggttaataaccgctttTATTTATCTCTAAAATCACTAACCGCAACCGGCTAAAATGGTTGTGCAGTTATAATTATTATTGGTTATATGTTTACGCGGTTACGTAGTTAGCGATAATTAGCGGTTAATACCAACCCGCTTATACACCCTTTGTTGGAATAGCTGCACGGCGATTCCCTCCAATTGAGTGGTCCGGTAACTACCtctatttttattgttattccttttataaataataagtcAGTCAAAAGATTTCTCAAAATAGTGTTATtagaattatttgttaaatattttgaaaaataaaaataaaaatatcggttttgaaaagagagtctTTTTAAAAAGCGATACAGTCGTTATCATGCAAAGTGGGTGCCCACGAAGTTCTTTAGAGATGCCGTTGAAGAAGGGCGATAGAGGTGGTTTAAAAAATAGGGTGCGAAGCACGGTGACATTATCATAAAGGGGGACAGTGGGTTCCCGCGAGGGAAACTCGGATCAAACGAAGGCgcttatttctctcttttgcaGCGCGCGCGCGCACTGTGCGCacacagaaaaataataataataattttttttttttcaaaaaaaaaaaaaggaaaaagaaaaagaaaagcacagCAAAATCTCTCTCTTACGAGCGAGCCTCCATTGTGTCCAATTTCATGGTGTGTGTCGTACTAGCAAGTAGAAAAGAAATCTGAAAGGcaaaagagaaaaggagaaaTGGAGGCAGCGATGGGATTGATGAGAAGAATGCCTCCGAAGCACACGGAGGCGGCGCTCTCAGCACTCCTCAGCCTCTTGCCCCACCACTCCTCCGATCTCCTCTCCCAAGTCGATCAGCCTCTCCAggttctccatctctctctttcgTATTCCaatacatacaaaaaaaaagaagcaacatTTGTCTGTATCTATCTCTTcgatgattttaattttaattttttttttttttttgttgtctgttTGGTTTGGCTTGTAAAAtcgtgtttgaatttttttcagtTGGTTGAGTTTTGTGAAATTGTTAATTGGGGTTTTTTGGGGCAGAAATTAATGGATTGTTGTGTTTTCGTTAGGGTTTGTTGTAGTTTGTCTTTATTACTTCATGTTTGGTTGCGGCTGCGGTAGAGAGAGGAGCGGAGAAGAAAATTGAACTGTGTTTATACGTATGTGGGATTAAATTGGTTCATATTATTTAGTAATTGCtaattagtttttgaaatttccTGAAATCTTTGTGTTGACACTTTTGGAAACAATTAGTTATTAGGGAGGTTTTGAATGTTGTTTCGCGAACAGTACCAAATACTTCTgccttgttttgatttttttttttttatacaaaatttgtttttggaaaTAAGAAATGGCACCACTAATGTTTACTTATCCCTTCAGTTCGAAAAGGACAAATAGTTTAACATAGCCAAATTAAACAATTTGGATAGGTGTAACAAACAAcagattttagttttttctcaCCCCGAATGGATGCTAACTGAACCAAATTATTGTGCTCAGCTAAAGAGTGGGGAGGTAGCAGGGAGGTTTGCTTTTGTCTGATCAAAATGAAATTTGTTTTAAGAAAACTATTGTATGAGACTCAGTAAAGTGGATGTTTTATGGTTCTAGAAGATGAGAATACCACAATGGATATTTccttttgtcttatttttctcATATCATTTCTTAATTTGTTGATATCCGTAGTTTATGATAAATGCCTTGATATCTGTACTTTTTATGATAAATGCCTTGATTGATATCATCTCTCTGATTTCCATCGATTTTGAAGGTTCCTACATTGCAATAGTTGCCTTCTTATGATTTCCTCACTTCTTGTATTGCTTTGCagttctcttgtatacccccATCCATCAAGTTTTCCTATATAATGATTtaacctcttctttttctttttcttttgataagtaagtctATTCTTATTGAATATAATTGATTTAACCTCTTGTAATCAAAGCATCACTTATCCCTTCAGTAGTTGAATTTCAAGTAACCAGTCTTTATGGATACTCATAAATTTGTTTAGCCTTCATGGCAGCATACATTGTTTATCTGTTTATGTGGGTATCTCAGTGTGTCTGTACGTAGGTGCATGTGTTTGTATCAGTGCAATAGCTTGGAAGTagctatttttatgttttccatCAGTATTTTCTGATCTGGAGGCTGTTGTACTTTATGTTTATGTAGTCTTTAATTGAGTGAAATAATACTTGTTCTTTTGGGCCCTTGTGTTTTATTCTTCCCCATAAGTAGAATTTGCTCttccttcatttcttttcctttcatcGTCCTTCTTATGTTGGGGATATGGTGTGCCATACTAACTTGCCACCAACAGCTGTCTTGGAGCGAGTTTTATGTGGATGAATAATGTATCAACTTTGTCAATATGAGTATATCTTAGCCTATATTGCTTCATTTGAAAATACCTTATGGACTGACTAAACAGGTTTTACGTGACGTCGATTCTGAGAAGGAGTTTATTTTGTGTGAATACAACAGAGATGCCGACTCTTATAGGTAGATTCTTAACAATTTCtgctttttaagaattttggttTAGGTTATAGCATGGTAGATTAGTAATCTGAATCTGCCCGAGGAAGTGACTCTGCTTGCACACTGTTAGAAATTTACAATATATTTGCTGTTATTTGTAGATTTGGATATTTGGTTCACAGATCATTGTAGTTCCAAGGACCCTTTTTGTGCAAAAGTCTGTTGAAAGGAGTTTTGGTTTTCAATGAGTGGAGCAAATTGACTTCTAGTTTAAATCATTTGTGACTACCACACATAATTACCTTTTTTGGTTCGTATGGACGTTCATCTAATATGATAGAGCTATTTCcataaataattatttacatGTTTTACCTATAGACATCCATTAACATGAACCTTTGTGTTAatggatatttctcttacttatcaaaaaaaaaaaacatgaaccTTTGTGCTGCTCTTGTTGTGCTCTGGTAACTAAGCATGTCAAATATCCAACAAACCTTACTTCAAGTATTTGGGGTGAGGAATATGTCTCTTGTTTTCAGAATCCATTTTAGGGCCAtagttttcattttaattaaatggttaccTGGTTTTTACCCCATCATTTTTCGTAGGTTATAAGAAATCCACTGTAAATAGTCTttatcaaaagacaaaaaaaaaaggggaatttTTCTGTAAGTACGGATTTATGTTGTTTAAAGTTTACTTTATTTCCATGTAGATCACCTTGGTCAAATAAATACCATCCACCATTGGAGGATGGGGCCCTTCCATCACTAGAGTTGAGGAAACTTGAAGTTGAAGCGAATGACATCTTTGCAATTTATCGTGACCAGTGAGGTCCTTTACTTACCTCGTCTTTGAGTTTGTGTTTTATTAGATATTCTTGTGTATAAAAACTTATTGCTTGGTACCTCTACCCAAGTTTCtggttttcaaaaacaaatttctgTTTGCAAATTTTCTTGTTGAATCAGTTATCTTGTTCTGAAAAAATGTAGCAGTTTGATTAACCAATAATTTGGTAGATACTATGAAGGTGGCATTTCATCAGTTTATATGTGGGAAGATGATAATGAAGGTTTTGTAGGATGCTTTCTAATAAAGAAAGGTAAGTTTTTACCTGAAGTGGCAGTCAGCACAGTTTTGTGTCTGTTTCTGAATCTCTGATTTGCTACTGTTTTTGAGGATGAAGATGGCTCAAAGACAGGGCAGGGTCGAAGGGGTTACCTGCAGGAGGGAGCATGGGATGCTATACATGTCATTGAGGTAAAGTTTATTTTCCATGGACTGCAGAGTATAGATGGGGAGATGCCATTGTAATTTGCCCTCCCCCTCTGTCTCCTATCCTTCTTTTCTCTGTGCATTTTCCTGTCATACCTTCCTTCAATCACGCTGCAACTCATATTTATCTAGGTGGGGCCAGAGGAGGAAGGAACAGCTCATTACCGTTTAACCAGTACTGTCATGCTATCTTTGACTACGGATAACGAGTCATCAGGCACATTTAGCTTGTCTGGATCAATTAGACGACAGGTACTCCATACTTGATTCTGTTTTATTCTGAGGATTTTAATCTTTGCCCCTGACTTTATGTTGAAACATTCACATGAAAATCTGCTGAAGCCAAATGTAAGAGGATTGCACCTTTGTGCCTATTGAGCGAGTGAATTTGCAAAGACTGGAAGACGAAATTTATCAGGACGaaattttattccattttcTGGTAATCTGTAAGAGGTTGCAGGTTGGAGATTAGCATCGTCTCCCATCCAATAAATGTTCCTATCTTTAGCTCAGATGATAAGAGGATTGCAAAGTGTGTGTTTCCTTTGAATATGCCTCTACCCTCCATTTGGTTCTTGGGTAATACCACAAAACCAAGGCTTAGAATGTCTAAAGATGCTTAAGGAGGaagggaattttttttccttttctttacccTGTATTTTGCAAGAACCCCAAATAGCCTTAGCATTATATTGATTTGTTGTCTTTCTTAGAGTTAAACACCTTAACTCTCTGAAAGTTGACtcaaaaagtaaattttctatCCTTGTGTGCGTGACTATCCTTATGCAAGCatatgtttagtttttttggGTGTCTCTGTCTTGGAACACATTCTTTATGGACtgaaaatcttttgtttttctttcttccttttgtaGATGGATATGAACCTCTCAGTTGCAGAGGGCCATCTTTGTAATATGGGAAGGATGATAGAAGAAATGGAGAGTAAGCTGAGGAATTCACTGGATCAGGTATCATGGGTccctttttaatatttttgagttTTCCTCTGGATATCGCTGAACCAAAGATATTATGTGTCGATGGTAATATGTTCAGCTGTTCTGCACTATGGTTGTTATGGGCCTTGTGGGCTTTGAATCATTGCATACTATCATAAAAGATGggaaaaatttcatttaccCCCCCTTATGTTTAGGCACTTTTGCAATTGTATCATtagctttaaaaaatgtcaatgtcggGTTGCTATGATTTAAAAGTTTGCAATGTCACCTATTCCGTtgagattttctgttaaatcttaacgaaGATGTCAAAATCCTCAAAATAGccccattgaaaaaaaaaaataataaataaataaaaagaaagaaaaagagaacacAAGTCGTGGGTCTGCCGTacacctttctttctttctttctttttccttttcttctttcttctttctttttctttttaattaagggtagtttgtattttattagttttacaGGGGTATAATAGACATTTCACATGTTTACCGTCTGGTGTAACCCTAAACCCCCTAAGAGTAGGGATGGCGTTGCAAACTTTTAAAACATGGTTATTTGATATTGATACTTATTAAAGTTTAAGGATACGATTGCAAAAGTGTCTAAACATCAaagggtaagtgaagtttctcttaAAAGATAGGATAATTGAGTACACAATTTACATATTGCAGGTATAttttggaaaaacaaaagagatgGTTTGCACCCTACGACCACCGTCTGAAGTTGTGATGAGACTGCCTGATAGCTGATGCGGGATTCTATGGCATGACGTGCTGAATACTTATAAATTCTTTGTATCGACCAAATGTGCTTAGCAGTGTGTTATTACTAAGACATATTGCATTTCATATATGTTCTATTTATTTGGGATCTTATATTAGACACAGTTTGTTCATTATTAGTAGACCTGTTGCAGACTTAAAAATACGTTGCTACGTGGTTGAGAAGATAGATGCTCATTAAAAATATGCTCTTTTCTACGAAGTCTGATGATATGAATCAGTCATTATCAATACTAGagagaaatgagtgtaaagaTTATCCTTCCAGTCAAATCAGTTTCTCTAGCCACTGAGAATTTTGCAATTGATTTACTGCATCTTAAACGATTTTTAGTTCCTGGTGGGTGAGGATTGCCACAAAAAACAATGGTCCAAATGGAACTCTGTTATTCAAATGCCTTTTTCATGGGGCTTACTATATTTTTTACATGATTTGCGAATTCAATGCAAAATTAGGAGGTTAGGGTTAAAGgtatgattaatttaattaaatgtgttgGGTTATAAATGACTTATAtagttttgtatttatatttcgacATGACCTGAATTTGGCACGCGATATTTAAGGCTATGAATTTTTTACATTGCTTGCAAATCTAATATGAATTTGATGCGAAATTAGTTGGTTAGGGTTGATGAGTCTAATCTGTTTcattaaatgggtcaaattataattgacctatgtaattttttatttatgcattaaCATGTTCTGTGTGTAAGATCTGCATACACACGAACACAAATTGATATCCAtactatttcaatttttactcAAAAAGGGTTCAAATGTCTTCCTTTTCCCACGTAATTTTACATAATAGAATTGAAATGGATAAAAATTTAGGAAGTCATGTTGTAAAGAATCCGTTCTTTGTTCTAAATTTTACTGATGAAGTGCCAAAGAACCTCTGTGGATTGAGAAAGtcatttaataaattgtaaacATATTCAAAGAAAGTGTTTTATATTCGCTAAAATTTTCTTatccaaaaagaataaagaaatgcCATGTATTACGCTCTCACTTTCCTCCCATCCTATTGAGCTAATTTGGCAATacctattaaattttgattttattttatttaacaatagTTGACATTGCCATATCAACCTAACGATATAGGAGTGTGGTGAGAGTGTAGTATATAAcgttgctaaaaaaaaaaaaaatctcaaatgcAATGCATTTCGATTATTGTGAATTTCACAAAGCCAACAGtcaaaaaatagtaatattatttagtagactattatataATTATCACACCACTCATGAATGTAGCAGTGAAAATTAGCATTTGGATCAACAAAGAAagcttgttaaaaaaataaaaaataaaaagattaatttttactaCCACGTCATTCCAATAGGACAATcatgtaatatttttataatttttggataagaaatGTTATGTAATAGACAGCACTCCTTTCTCGAATTATAAGAGTATTCTTGTTCAATAGATTATTCTTGAAAAAACGCGATGCCAAATGGAAGTGTAGACTGCAAATCAAAGCTCCAGCCCCAATATTCCTAGGTTGAAGGTAGAGCATGGAATGGCCTACCTTGACTCCATGGTACAGAAATGCACCTCTCTCGCACACATCAAACAGCTCCAAGCCCATTTCATTACCACCGGCCAATTCCTATTCTGCCCATCCCGCACCAAACTCCTCGAGCTCTGCGCCGTCTCACCCGCCGGTGACCTCTCTTATGCCACCCTCATATTCCACCAAATCCAAAACCCATCAACCAACGACTGGAACGCCGTCGTTCGCGGCTTCGCCTCCGGCCCTGAACCCACGAAGGCCATCTCATGGTACCGAACCATGTCGCGCAGGTCCCAAAGAGTGGACGCGCTCACGTGCTCCTTTGCTCTCAAGGCCTGTGCACGTGCGCTGGCTCGCTCTGAGGCCATGCAGATACATTCTCAAATAGTGCGCTTTGGGTTCTACGCGGACATTCTTTTGAAGACTACTTTATTGGATGTGTACGCGAAAGCTGGCGATCTTGATTGTGCGGACAAGGTATTTGATGAAATGAGTGTGAGAGATATTGCCTCGTGGAATGCCTTGATTGCTGGGTTGGCTCAGGGAAGTCGACCCAGTGAAGCTATAGCGTTGTTTAAAAGAATGACGGTAGAGGGTTGGAAGCCTAATGAAGTCACCGTTCTTGGAGCTCTTTCTGCGTGTTCGCAACTGGGTGCTTTGAAAGAAGGCGAAAAGATTCACGGCTATATCATGGAAGAGAAGCTAGACATCAACGTGATAGTTTGTAATGCAGTTATTGATATGTATGCCAAATGTGGCTTCGTCAATAAAGCGTATGGTGTGTTTGAGAACATGTTCTGTAGAAAGAGTCTTGTTACGTGGAATACCATGATTATGGCGTTTGCTATGCATGGTGATGCATACAAGGCACTTGAGCTTTTTAAGCAAATGGGTCGAGCCGGTGTGCACCCGGATGCTGTATCATATCTTGCTGTGCTGTGCGCGTGCAACCATGCAGGCTTAGTGGAAGATGGGGTGCAGTTGTTCGACTCGATGGCAGATTCTGGGGTTACCCCTAATGTTAAGCATTATGGAAGTGTGGTGGATTTGTTGGGTCGAGCTGGGCAGCTCAAAGAGGCTTATGATATTATAAACTCCATGCCTATGTTTCCCGACGTGGTTCTTTGGCAGAGTTTGCTTGGTGCCTGCAAGACTTATGGGAATGTAGAAATGGCTGAAATTGCATCACGGAAGCTAGTGGAGATGGGGTCTAATAGTTGTggtgattttgtgttgttgtcaAATGTTTATGCAGCTCATGAGAGATGGAATGATGTGGGTAGGGTGAGGGAGGCTATGAAGAATAGAGATGTGAAGAAAATACCTGGGTTTAGCTACATTGAAGTGGATGGTGTCATACATAAGTTTGTAAATGGTGATCTGAGCCATTCCAATTGGCGTGATATTTATGCAAAGCTTGATGAGATTAAGTTCAGGCTTAAAGCATATGGGTATGTGGCTGAGACTAACTTTGTGTTGCATGATATAGGACAAGAGGACAAGGAGAATGTATTGTGTTATCACAGCGAGAAGTTAGCTGTGGCTTTTGGTTTGATTAGCACAAGTGAGGGGACCCCAATTCAAGTAATTAAGAACCTTAGGATATGTGGGGATTGTCATGTTGTGATTAAACTTATATCAAAGATTTATAACAGAGAAATTATCGTGCGAGATCGAGCTCGATTTCACAGATTTAAAGAAGGTCTGTGTTCTTGCAAAGATTTTTGGTGACATTGGTCTTTTCAGAAATTGAACCAATAGTTTGCTTGGTGATTATGAAGGTGGCAGTTCATTGATTTAAATCAGTGGAAAATTGATGATGAAGGATTTGTAACCTGCTTTTCAGGTATAGAAGTTGAGCTTTTTACCTAAACCAGAAGCCAGCAGACACAAAATTTTTGTCTCTTGTAATGATTTTCGTGTTTGAGGATGAAAATAGGTCAAGACAGGGTAGGGTAGAAGGGATTATCTGCAGGAGGGCGCATGAGATGCTATACATGCTGTTTAGGTAAACTCCATCCCTAATGGGCTTCTGGGGGTAGATATGTAGCGAGGTTCATGCGACCCAACCCTccctgttttcttctttttcacttcttttcttCATATGTTTTTCTGTCGATTATTCCTCGGCTGCAATCCTAATCTTTTACATAGGTGGGGCCAGAGGGGGAAGGAACAGGCCATTACTTTGTTTAACCAGTATTTTCATTAGGCGCATCCTGTTTCTTTGGATTAATTAGAAGAGAGGTACTTTTTTCTTGATTCTGTTTAAAGTGAAATTTAAGTCATTTCCTCAATGTTTACATTCTGAAACATTTCTTTGAGAAGCTGCAGAGGCCACATGTATAGAGAAATGTGTCTTTGAGTCCAAGTgcttgagttttaaaaattactgGATAATGAACATTCATCGGGATCAATAGTTGATACATTTGCTGGTAATCCATTAGGTTCTTCACTTTGGAAGTTGCAAGATAATGCAGGATCAATGGTTGACACATTTCCTGGCACTCCATAAGTGATTTTGGTATGGTTTCAAGTGCCCCTGAGTGAAAGGGTTATATAAAACAAGTTAAGCTCTAGAGTGAGGACCTTTCACATGCTGTCTCTGATCTATCTTCAGCCCAACTGCTCAATTGACACCCTTACTGAATATCATGTGAGAATCATCAGTGAGAAGACGATTGCTCTTGCCTTTTTGTTGAGAGTACCTAAATCAATACTTGATAGCACTGTAGAGTAAGCTGAGGAAATAGCTGAATCAGGTACTGTAGTCCCACATTGTAATTCGTTTTAACTTCTCTCTGATATCATTTGGAAGGTTCAAACATGTCATGTTTtgaaggtttgattttttttttttttttatcataggaACTACAAATTAATCTGATTTATATGAGGTACACGTCCCATACTGCAGGATCATTTTGGGAAGACAAAAGATGGTGTGGACCTTATGACCACTGTTTTATGGGTGCAGATGAGACTGCCTCATGGCTGATGTGGCATTATATGGCGTATGCAATGGATcatacttcaatttttttttattgcccAAGTGAATTAAACAATGTGTAATTACTACCATATATTTTGtattcgtttgtttttttttttcattcgaGATCTTatattatacaaaaaaatatgtg is a window of Alnus glutinosa chromosome 4, dhAlnGlut1.1, whole genome shotgun sequence DNA encoding:
- the LOC133865413 gene encoding probable F-actin-capping protein subunit beta, with the protein product MEAAMGLMRRMPPKHTEAALSALLSLLPHHSSDLLSQVDQPLQVLRDVDSEKEFILCEYNRDADSYRSPWSNKYHPPLEDGALPSLELRKLEVEANDIFAIYRDQYYEGGISSVYMWEDDNEGFVGCFLIKKDGSKTGQGRRGYLQEGAWDAIHVIEVGPEEEGTAHYRLTSTVMLSLTTDNESSGTFSLSGSIRRQMDMNLSVAEGHLCNMGRMIEEMESKLRNSLDQVYFGKTKEMVCTLRPPSEVVMRLPDS
- the LOC133865408 gene encoding pentatricopeptide repeat-containing protein At1g34160, with product MAYLDSMVQKCTSLAHIKQLQAHFITTGQFLFCPSRTKLLELCAVSPAGDLSYATLIFHQIQNPSTNDWNAVVRGFASGPEPTKAISWYRTMSRRSQRVDALTCSFALKACARALARSEAMQIHSQIVRFGFYADILLKTTLLDVYAKAGDLDCADKVFDEMSVRDIASWNALIAGLAQGSRPSEAIALFKRMTVEGWKPNEVTVLGALSACSQLGALKEGEKIHGYIMEEKLDINVIVCNAVIDMYAKCGFVNKAYGVFENMFCRKSLVTWNTMIMAFAMHGDAYKALELFKQMGRAGVHPDAVSYLAVLCACNHAGLVEDGVQLFDSMADSGVTPNVKHYGSVVDLLGRAGQLKEAYDIINSMPMFPDVVLWQSLLGACKTYGNVEMAEIASRKLVEMGSNSCGDFVLLSNVYAAHERWNDVGRVREAMKNRDVKKIPGFSYIEVDGVIHKFVNGDLSHSNWRDIYAKLDEIKFRLKAYGYVAETNFVLHDIGQEDKENVLCYHSEKLAVAFGLISTSEGTPIQVIKNLRICGDCHVVIKLISKIYNREIIVRDRARFHRFKEGLCSCKDFW